Below is a window of Musa acuminata AAA Group cultivar baxijiao chromosome BXJ3-11, Cavendish_Baxijiao_AAA, whole genome shotgun sequence DNA.
AAGAGGATAGTCCTTAACTTACTTTCAGGATTATTTGACAGCAATCTTGAGTATCCCATTTTTATTGCATCCTCTTTCTTCAACAAAAATGGTAGGTTGTATATTTCAAACTTGCAACATAGGTAAGAAACTGAAGCATGAGACATTTAGCTTGATGCCTAGTCAACTGAGAAAGAAAATAGTTTCTTCCCAAAAGAGAAGTTTTCTGTCCTAGTTGTTACTGCAGAAgcgataagtttttttttttttttcattgaacAGTTTATTTGAGAGACTATTTCTTTTTCTTACTTATGTGTACCAAAATTTATTAGCTTAATATCTGGGATTTGTATTTCTTGTGCTTATAATATTGAGAAAAAATTATACTGCATTTCAGATAAATGGTTTGTCTTCTCTTATTATAAGTTTAATTCTATTTTTCTTAAAAGCAAACAGCTTCCATATTTCCACTAATTATTTGTGGATGTCAAGAATTATGAAAATTCCATAGAAAGGTTTTTTTTTACATGCATGTTTCTTGTTTAATAAGAGATTAAGAGTATAAGAATATCTTACAAGATGAGAGAATTGCCCATTTTCATCATGGGTGTTAAAATGTTCAAGTTGCATAAATAACCATTTGATCATAAGAGCAAGAATGTACTGTCAAAAGTTTCATGCATTGGGCCAACTTGTCTTCCTGAGAGTTAGGATTTATATGCTTTTAACTATTTACTCTTCTTCAGTCTTTGCTGATCCATGTTGATGATTAATATCTTCTAAACATTGCAGCAAATTCACAATCTTGTCATATGCTTAAACTTTAAtgggattgaaatcaaaacagccCATTTTTTGGAATCTTGGAATGGAGGCGTGTTGGTGATGGTTTCTGGATATGTGCAGCTGAAAGAATATAGTATTAGGAGAAAATTTGTGCAGacatttttccttgctcctcaagAGAAAGGGTACTTTGTTCTTAATGACATCTTTCATTTTCTTGAGGAGGAACATGTACATCAGCTCCCGGAGTCTGTGTTGGATCATGGTGACTTTGAGACCAAACAAGATGCAACCAACTCTTTGCCAGAGCCAGGTAGTATGCACTTTGGGATTCAACTTCAGTAATATGCTTCCATTTTTTTTCAGTAGTTTGAAgttgtgaatttttttttcttttaacttgaAGATTTAGACTAGTTTGCAAATTATCCATCTTCTCTGAGGCTATGTTATGGGCCAATGTGGAATACTTGATTATAAATCATATTCTTTAAAGACCAGAATCAGCAACAGAGACATCTTTACAtgaatttgtttttgttttccttttgatATCTGAAAAactacattcatgatatgcagTTGTCTGGTTTCCTTTTTGTGTGGATTTATTGATGTGTTTGTGCAGGAACTTCCACTTAAGTAGTATGATAGTCACATCTCATTTGGTTGAAGGAATATATAATAATCATCCGTCACATATGTAACTATGTTTTTGTTCTATTTTTTTAAGTTCTTAGTAGCCTAACCTGATACCTGAGTTcttttgttatatattttttccttttagttAGGATATCAATGAGAAAATTACACCTCTCTCAGCAGATGTAAtaagtttgttttttttttaaggatcAATGTTATTAAGTTTCTAAATTCACAAAATCATTTTATCaaggacataaatagatttctttttcattttgttgGTCTTGGTCTTGGCTCATATATTTGACTTGTGATCAGAAGTCAAGTGACTTGTCTCTGGTTGATGCAGAAGaaaatgactcaagtgataataATACCATTGATGAAGTGCCACAGGAATTTCCTGTTTGTGATGAAAGAGAAGATGAAACTCCTCCAGAAGAGCGTACTATGACACATCCAAATGCAATAAACAACTTAAGGGACCTATCTCCTACTGCAGAAGAACCAGTAGCAGAAGCAGGGAGGCAAACTTATGCTTCCATTGTATGTTATACTTCTACCTTTCAATATTTAGTTGTATCTTGTTCCTTTTCAGGCTAATCTGTTTGACCTCAGCTCCAAGCTAAGGGACAAGCTGGACCTCACCCTACGTCTTTAACCAAGAACTCTCTGGTGGCTCCAGACAGGCATCACAAACCACCACCAACCACCCAACAATTGCGATCTGCCCTGGTAACAGAGAAGTCTAGCTCAATGTCACTTGATGAAGCTCTACTAGTTGAGGATGAAGGTTTCTATCTATATCAAAGTAACTGATTCTGTGTCTCTCATATTCATTGTGTATTTCCAAAGACTGGGGAAAAACTATTTGACatcttgaaaggagaaatcacatTTTTGATAGGATAGCTGGTTGTTTAGTAAATTACTACAATATGTTGAACATATTAAGCACCAAAactaataacatgagatttttcaaATGCTCTACAGTCTAGTAATGTTTTGAGTTTCCTCGTACATTGGTGTTTTTTTCGCTTTCAGTGAACCTTTTCCGTCAATATCAAGATTCAGACCATATTCCAAGTCAATATTCAGATTTGCTTGTTTGTTTTCCGTTTAATAATATTTAACGCTTACTGCTTTTAGCTTTTAATACCTTTTTTGGAAAATCTAATTCCTTATGATCAATCCTTATTCTTTTAGCTTCATTCAATATATTGACGTATCTAATCTTGACCTTCTTTATGCCAGGGGAAGAAAGATCAGTCTATGTCGGAAATCTTCCATCATCCATTTCAACTTCCGACCTTGAGCAGGAGTTTAAAAACTTTGGGAGACTTAAACCAGATGGTGTTTCCATTAGGAGCCGCAAGGTGACTTTGCTGCATCTTTTggccttttttccttttcttaaaTAATTGCTTTAATCTGTTGATCTACAGGAGGCTGGTGTCTTTTATGCTTTCATCGAGTATGAAGATGCCACTGGAGTACAGAATGCACTTAAGGTACGCTGACTTTAGGAGATATGTCGCCTTATTATTTCTAATGCGGTCTGAACTCAGTACCAAATAACTTCGGGCTGAAAGCTGGAATTCTGTAATTTTCTCCAAGTGCTACAATTGATGGGACACTTAGAATTCATAATTGAAAATCCATTTTATATTAATTTGCAGTCTGAAGGATTTCTTTCTATTCTATATTGAGAAAACTACTTAAATGTAACAATGTGCATGTAGCTCACaaagatcctctctctctctctctctctctctctctcttgtgtttTATCCTGTAGATCTTGTTCTTTTCTATGCTCTGAATTATTGTATTCCTCCAGGCATCTCCAATACAGTTAAATGGGCGACTGATTCATGTTGAGGAGAGAAGACCAAATGGGGGTGCTTCAAGAGGAAGTAAGCAATGTGATACTTGATagtcttatattttttaatatttacataTTATGCAAGTCTTCTATGCATCTATGCAAATATTTTATTGGAGTACTTTGTTGATTAAAGACAATATAGCATTGTTGATTTTGAAGTATGGAAATCATTATTAAGCGAAGAACTTAAATGCAATTAATTTCTTTGTGATTTGCAGTTTTATCTGCACTATGATATTTCATCCCATTGCATATCTTGCATTGGAGTTGGAAGTTTTGAACTATGTACTTGAACAGTTTTGTGACTCAAAAGCCTATATTTATTATTGCAGAGTAATATCTTCACTTTATATTCTATTTTGAGTAGATAAGATATTGCTTGCAAGATGTTGGATGTGGTTTCGAACCTTAACCTTTGGAAAGTAGATTAGTATACCGTCTCCAAATTAATATTTGAAGTATAAATTTATCATATGACGTCTTGAACCATTAACTTTTTAAAGTGGGCATCCTGATCAGACTAATGACATTTTGAACCTTATAACCTTTGGTAAGAAGGTTCGGTGCATCACCATCAAACTAATGTTCTTTTTAGAATGAGAATTCCCAAAGGTTACGACAGAAATATATAGTTTGAGAATTGCTAGAAGTGAACGAAGGATGAGAATTCTCAAAGCAACTTTGTTACAAAACTAAAGATTGGATATAGCTTGTTGTGACTTCACTACTTTGACATTTATCTTCTTTTGTATAAATTCTTTGTTTGGTCTTTAGCATATATTTACCATTAATAATTGTATGTTTGTTTATGTTTAATCAAATGCTATATGAATATGGAATCATGTATGTGGCTGCATATGCTTCCATATATTGTTTATGCTGTAGCACGTTGAGCCTTCATTCCATgactattaaattattgatattttgagatgAGAATTATGTTTTTTGACCATAggccttttttttatttactgcACTCTATTCTCCTAGTATCCCTCCTACATTGCCTTCATATGCAAATATTCTGCTCTGATGTGGAAATTGGTCCACCAAGTTACTCCTCTAAACCTAGATCACTTGGAGCCTATTGTAATTTATGTAATGTAGATTCTAGATAGCAATCATGTTGTCCATTTTCATATAGTGTACCTACAATAGCAGCAGTTTTCTCTCTATTTTTTGTCTGAATGATCTGCCAGGTCCATATAAAGATTGGCTGACGAGCTACTAGGGAAAACTAGGTGAGGTTTTGTTTAGGGTCCTAGGCAACATAGTTTCACTTTAGCGGGCCATCATTCTTTCAGTCATATTAAACCTTAGTTTCAGTGACTGGAGGTCTGTCAAGACTTGACCTTTTTGTGTTTTTGCATTGGCCTAATACGTTTAGGGTTTTTAGAAtgacatttttattttgatttgtcTTCATTCCCTTATGTTAAATACTACACCTTATCTGTTTTCTGATGTTCTTTTGCGTACCTCGTGTTGATGAAACTCTATCCTCGACTTCTATCCTGTGGTCCTCGCATGTATATGTGCGGCAGCATTTATGGATTTCTTTGTTGCCAATTTTTATAATCAATCACGAAAATTTCTTTTGTTTGCCAGAAATCTACTCTAGTTGGTAAACAAGATGTCACTGCTCTCTTGTTTTCTGCAGGAAGGAGCCGAGGAAGAGGTGGATATCAGTCTGAAGTTCCACGGGGACGTTTTGGTGGTCGAAGTTTTGGCAGGGTTGTGGcacaagaaatcggtgataaggaTTATAACAGTCGCCTGAGAGGAAATGGAAACCTCCAGCGAGGTCCACGCCAACAACGGGGCATCTTGGGGAGTCAAGCTCCAAGAAATGGGCACAACCCAGCAGAAGCTTTGTTTTAGATATCTATTATGTTAATGCATGCATATATTGCGGCCAGCTTCTGCCAAGAGCTGCAATAAAGTTATTCTTCTCTCTTTATAGAGTGTCAATTTTGTGTTAGCATTTTATTAGCGGGTATTCAGAAGCAGCCCAATGTTTATTTTCGCTTTTAGTCTTTTGACTCTTTATATTTTGTGTCTGCTGGGTGGCTTATGTAGTTTCTTTGGTACATTCCTGATCTCTCTATCAACTTGTTGCTCGTAGGTAAACTGGCTTATGATGTGGGTCGAGCAATCCAGGGCACGGGTTGGCGTCCCATACCCACATTTCAAGCAGGACGGAGAACGCAGGTATAGTTGAAAGATGTCCAAAGGATAAATTAGTTTGATTGAAAAAGATTAGTGCCCCTATCTTTGAGGAGGAGTTGAATCGAAGCCACGGTCGCGCGTCGCAGAGATTTATGCCCCTATCCGGTCCCCCACTGTTCACGGCCACGTCCACCACGCCCCATCGTCTCCAAATCTCCATTGTGAGTCTTAAAGCTTAAAGGTGGAGAAGGTAAAATCCATCCAAAGCGCGACACACTGTCGAAAGAAAAAGTCCCCAACGCACTTCCTTCCGGGCTCCCTGTCGAAAGAAAAAGTCCCCAAATCAAAGTTGTAAAGGTGAAAGGGGATCCCACTGTCTCTTTCCCCGCTCCCACCGCAGGGTGACCCAGAAGAGCTAGAAGGGGATTAGAATAAGAACCCGCAAAAGAAGAAAAGTaggggatagagagagagagagagagagagagagagtaaacccTAGTCGATGGGCATCTCTAGAGCCcaacaccaccaccgccaccgccactcttcctctcctccccgaAACTCCAGAACCCCATTCCCACTCGTTACCATAACCTTAACGATTCTCCTCCCCGCCGTGGCGGGTGACCTCTGCACCCTGGTCTATAAGGGCTGCGCCAACCAGACCCTCTCCGGCAGCGGGGCAGCCTACATGCAACCCCTCGCCGCCCTTTCCTCCGCACTCACCGCGCGAGCTGCCGCTGCCAAGTTCTACAAAACCACCACCTCCTCGGCCGTCGGCGGCCAGCCCCTCTTCGGTCTCTTTCAATGCCGCGGAGACCTCTCCCCCTCCGACTGCTCCGCCTGCGTCGGCTGCGTGCTCCCCATGTGGACGTCCCTCTGTGGCCCCGCCGCCGCTGCCCGTGTCCAGCTTAACGGGTGCTACGCCCTGTACCAGGTTTCCGGCTTCCCGCAGGTCTCCGGCACCCAGATGCTCTACAAGGCATGCGGctccggcggcggcggtggcggcttcGAGGTGAAGCGCGACACGGCCTTCGCCCAGCTCCAGAGCGGTGTCGCCGGCGGCCAGGGGTTCTACGCCACCAGCTACGCCTCCGTCTACGCCATGGCGCAGTGCGAGGGCGACCTCTCCGCCGGCGACTGCAGCGAGTGCATCGCCCAGGCGGTCCAAAAGTCTGAAGTGGAATGCGGCGGCGCCGCCTCCGGCCAAGTCTACCTCGACAAATGCTACATCAGCTACAGCTATTACGCCAATGGCGTTCCCCacggaggcggcggaggaggcggaggaggcggcggcggcggcggagggggtAAATGCTGCCTTCATCATTCCCTTGCATTTCTTTTGTTTGATTTGTGGTTAAAAGCTGCTTTCTATATTCCCTTTGGATTtggttattatatgattccaagctTAGCTTTTCTTGTAAAGCTTGTAATGGATTCAACGTCACATTCCATTCGACTACTTTCTTACTGCATTCTTTCCA
It encodes the following:
- the LOC103970231 gene encoding nuclear transport factor 2 isoform X2; amino-acid sequence: MTSFYPGHANATQVGTYFVCQYYQILQQQPDSVHQFYTNLSSMVRSDGAATESAQGMLQIHNLVICLNFNGIEIKTAHFLESWNGGVLVMVSGYVQLKEYSIRRKFVQTFFLAPQEKGYFVLNDIFHFLEEEHVHQLPESVLDHGDFETKQDATNSLPEPEENDSSDNNTIDEVPQEFPVCDEREDETPPEERTMTHPNAINNLRDLSPTAEEPVAEAGRQTYASILQAKGQAGPHPTSLTKNSLVAPDRHHKPPPTTQQLRSALVTEKSSSMSLDEALLVEDEGEERSVYVGNLPSSISTSDLEQEFKNFGRLKPDGVSIRSRKEAGVFYAFIEYEDATGVQNALKASPIQLNGRLIHVEERRPNGGASRGRRSRGRGGYQSEVPRGRFGGRSFGRVVAQEIGDKDYNSRLRGNGNLQRGPRQQRGILGSQAPRNGHNPAEALF
- the LOC103970231 gene encoding nuclear transport factor 2 isoform X1 codes for the protein MTSFYPGHANATQVGTYFVCQYYQILQQQPDSVHQFYTNLSSMVRSDGAATESAQGMLQIHNLVICLNFNGIEIKTAHFLESWNGGVLVMVSGYVQLKEYSIRRKFVQTFFLAPQEKGYFVLNDIFHFLEEEHVHQLPESVLDHGDFETKQDATNSLPEPEENDSSDNNTIDEVPQEFPVCDEREDETPPEERTMTHPNAINNLRDLSPTAEEPVAEAGRQTYASILQAKGQAGPHPTSLTKNSLVAPDRHHKPPPTTQQLRSALVTEKSSSMSLDEALLVEDEGFYLYQREERSVYVGNLPSSISTSDLEQEFKNFGRLKPDGVSIRSRKEAGVFYAFIEYEDATGVQNALKASPIQLNGRLIHVEERRPNGGASRGRRSRGRGGYQSEVPRGRFGGRSFGRVVAQEIGDKDYNSRLRGNGNLQRGPRQQRGILGSQAPRNGHNPAEALF
- the LOC135653091 gene encoding plasmodesmata-located protein 2-like — encoded protein: MGISRAQHHHRHRHSSSPPRNSRTPFPLVTITLTILLPAVAGDLCTLVYKGCANQTLSGSGAAYMQPLAALSSALTARAAAAKFYKTTTSSAVGGQPLFGLFQCRGDLSPSDCSACVGCVLPMWTSLCGPAAAARVQLNGCYALYQVSGFPQVSGTQMLYKACGSGGGGGGFEVKRDTAFAQLQSGVAGGQGFYATSYASVYAMAQCEGDLSAGDCSECIAQAVQKSEVECGGAASGQVYLDKCYISYSYYANGVPHGGGGGGGGGGGGGGGGQTEKTVAIVVGGAAGVGFLVICLLFARSVMKKKDDF